Proteins co-encoded in one Flavivirga eckloniae genomic window:
- a CDS encoding nuclear transport factor 2 family protein encodes MKRLSTCIVCLLIILCNKVTAQNINELREINTQIWSNFTKSFETLDYQLFESLHSDDLIRVNGGDYKSIKRKDAYLGTYKSRWTDSSIKQTISFRFLERISKDGMSSERGIYKFTINPDTESQKSYYGKFHVILKKKDNRWKILIDYDSTENKSINEASYNEAFPLDEFSSY; translated from the coding sequence ATGAAACGATTATCTACTTGTATTGTATGCCTACTTATTATTTTATGCAATAAAGTTACGGCTCAAAACATTAATGAATTAAGGGAAATTAACACCCAAATTTGGAGTAATTTCACTAAATCTTTCGAAACTTTAGACTATCAATTATTTGAAAGTTTACATAGTGACGATTTAATTCGAGTTAATGGTGGTGATTACAAATCTATTAAAAGGAAAGATGCCTATTTGGGCACTTATAAGAGTCGTTGGACAGACTCATCTATAAAACAAACCATTTCCTTTAGGTTTTTAGAACGGATTTCCAAAGACGGTATGTCTTCTGAACGGGGTATCTATAAATTTACCATAAACCCTGATACTGAAAGTCAAAAATCATATTACGGTAAGTTTCATGTTATTCTAAAAAAGAAGGATAACCGTTGGAAAATATTGATTGATTACGACTCTACTGAGAATAAATCAATTAATGAAGCATCATATAACGAAGCTTTTCCGTTAGATGAATTCTCCAGTTATTAA
- a CDS encoding helix-turn-helix domain-containing protein, which translates to MHKVEKFSPEINKVYLIESYTLIHILSGSGSIQVDFKNYSDWEDKAIFLEKGQYIKFLSDNFTVRKIEFLNQKKFYSNEVRVLFKHLISLGYIDLLECESCNTFLSESVLTNNSADIIDISSKQWYWQNPFKANKEEYQVIFDVKDVIDEAFSNNLSSHDLVSLINERGYNAQALIRNKIGLSVKNLMNSKRLNESLKEVAFTNKNIQEISYELGFKDDAYFNRVFKTSTGQTPKQFRENFDFENRDLFSQDIMELLRKHHTQERSLGFYADKMNLSIKSLSKKVQSKMNTSLGQLIRLELINTAKLMIIEGQSITSISRQLGFEEPNHFSRFFKHYSGTTPTDFKLKKYNS; encoded by the coding sequence ATGCATAAAGTTGAAAAATTCTCTCCAGAAATCAATAAAGTATACTTAATAGAAAGTTATACGCTTATTCATATTCTTTCTGGTTCCGGCAGTATTCAGGTTGATTTTAAAAACTATTCCGATTGGGAAGACAAGGCTATATTTTTAGAGAAAGGTCAGTACATAAAATTTCTTTCGGATAATTTCACAGTAAGAAAAATAGAATTCTTAAATCAGAAGAAATTCTATAGCAATGAGGTACGTGTATTGTTTAAGCACCTTATTTCTTTAGGCTATATAGATTTATTAGAATGTGAAAGCTGTAATACCTTTTTATCTGAATCTGTTTTAACAAATAACTCTGCCGATATTATTGATATATCATCCAAACAATGGTATTGGCAAAACCCATTTAAAGCAAATAAAGAAGAGTATCAGGTTATTTTTGATGTTAAGGATGTTATAGATGAAGCATTTTCTAATAACCTATCAAGCCATGATTTAGTAAGTCTTATAAATGAACGCGGATATAACGCTCAAGCTTTAATTAGAAATAAAATTGGGTTATCTGTTAAAAATTTAATGAACTCTAAAAGACTTAATGAAAGCTTAAAAGAAGTTGCTTTTACCAACAAGAATATTCAGGAGATTTCATACGAATTAGGATTCAAAGACGATGCATACTTTAACCGTGTATTTAAAACCTCCACCGGACAGACACCAAAACAATTTAGAGAAAATTTTGATTTCGAAAACCGAGACTTGTTTTCTCAAGATATTATGGAGTTACTTCGTAAACATCATACACAAGAAAGATCGCTTGGATTTTATGCAGACAAAATGAACCTTTCTATAAAATCATTATCTAAAAAAGTACAATCTAAAATGAACACTTCTTTAGGTCAATTAATTCGGCTGGAATTAATTAATACTGCTAAATTGATGATTATCGAAGGGCAATCCATAACTTCTATTTCAAGGCAACTAGGCTTTGAAGAGCCTAACCATTTCTCAAGATTTTTCAAACATTATTCAGGAACAACTCCAACAGATTTCAAATTAAAAAAGTACAATTCTTAG
- a CDS encoding YHS domain-containing (seleno)protein, with the protein MKTFKTSIVLFTILFTATLFAQNKMSNNIDNSNIALTGYSPVSYLDLNLAQRGNKSYKSEHNKVVYYFTNAEQKATFDKSPKKYLPQYGGFCAFGTYAGAKFRVDPTKFIVKNGKYYLFLNNVELDAKQLWLAENNHNKLESVADKNWEKLSKTHN; encoded by the coding sequence ATGAAAACATTTAAAACATCAATTGTACTATTTACAATTTTATTCACTGCAACTTTATTCGCTCAAAATAAAATGAGCAATAATATTGACAATAGCAATATAGCTCTTACAGGTTATAGTCCTGTATCATATTTAGATTTAAACTTAGCCCAAAGAGGAAATAAAAGCTATAAATCTGAACACAACAAAGTTGTGTACTATTTTACTAATGCGGAACAAAAAGCAACTTTTGATAAATCTCCAAAAAAATACTTACCGCAATATGGTGGTTTCTGTGCTTTTGGAACCTATGCTGGGGCAAAATTTAGAGTAGATCCAACAAAATTCATAGTTAAAAACGGCAAGTACTACTTGTTCTTGAATAATGTAGAATTAGATGCAAAACAATTGTGGTTAGCAGAAAATAATCATAATAAGTTAGAAAGTGTAGCTGATAAAAATTGGGAGAAGCTAAGTAAGACCCACAATTAA
- a CDS encoding response regulator transcription factor, which yields MEEQKKRILLVEDDPNFGTVLKDYLMMNDYEVTHAKNGMEGFEKFKKDDFDLCILDVMMPYKDGFTLAKEIRDKNTDVPIIFLTAKTMKEDVLRGYKVGADDYLNKPFDSEVLLMKIKAIIQRKATETISDSKQFEFKIGSFDLNSKLRFLRFNGGEPVKLSPKENELLRLLALHENDLMPRELALTKIWRDDNYFTSRSMDVYIAKLRKYLKLDEKVEILNIHGEGFRLVVNS from the coding sequence ATGGAAGAACAAAAAAAGAGAATTTTATTAGTAGAAGACGACCCCAACTTCGGAACTGTTCTTAAGGATTATCTCATGATGAATGATTATGAGGTAACTCATGCTAAAAATGGCATGGAAGGATTCGAGAAGTTTAAAAAAGACGATTTCGATTTATGTATTCTGGATGTAATGATGCCTTACAAGGACGGATTTACATTAGCTAAAGAAATAAGGGATAAAAATACAGATGTTCCAATTATATTCTTAACCGCTAAAACAATGAAAGAGGATGTTTTAAGAGGTTATAAGGTTGGTGCAGACGATTATTTAAACAAGCCTTTCGATAGTGAAGTGTTGCTAATGAAAATTAAAGCTATAATACAGCGTAAAGCAACCGAAACGATTTCTGATAGTAAACAATTCGAGTTTAAAATAGGAAGCTTTGATTTGAATTCTAAGTTACGCTTCTTACGTTTTAATGGAGGCGAACCAGTGAAGTTATCGCCTAAAGAAAATGAATTGTTACGCTTATTAGCGTTGCATGAAAACGACTTAATGCCAAGAGAGTTGGCTCTTACCAAGATATGGAGAGACGATAATTATTTTACGTCTCGTAGTATGGATGTATATATCGCAAAATTGCGTAAATATTTAAAGCTTGATGAAAAAGTTGAAATACTAAACATTCATGGAGAAGGGTTTAGACTCGTAGTGAATTCTTAA
- a CDS encoding sensor histidine kinase yields the protein MSLSLIGIISIQAYYINNSVENEKERFKFIVKGALSYVSNTIEDNEEMQYFSKFMNLDKEKKKDEDAVSQLLIYQKNNSTKEMLIYSSNIIEEDYKLSSSLLDIGLDIDSIGLKNIIGSSSTELYTNFDVSEKDILQNPISKIVRSGSIDEAQRLSWRRSFKEISKRTPVHKRVSEEKINELLSDKLRKNGVDIDFEFAIYDNDLATKISSEGFEKNIKSTYSVPIFYDENNKSLYKLLVNFPDDRKYILSSIMGMILLSIIFTSIIIVAYSSALYQLLKQRKISEIKTDFINNMTHEFKTPIATINLALDAIRNPKVIDDKERVVRYLSMIKDENKRMHAQVENVLRISKLEKNELNISKDRVNLHELIDDAITHVKLLVEDREGYIKTFFEADKASILANETHFTNVIVNVLDNAIKYSPDAPKIEVYTENVGTNILLKVKDHGSGMSKAAAKRVFEKFYREHTGNIHNVKGHGLGLAYVKRIVDDHQGYVSVESEKEKGSTFTIKLPLIS from the coding sequence ATGAGCTTATCGCTTATTGGCATTATTTCTATTCAGGCGTATTATATAAATAACTCTGTAGAGAACGAAAAAGAACGATTCAAATTTATTGTTAAAGGGGCGCTAAGTTACGTTTCTAATACAATAGAAGATAATGAGGAGATGCAGTATTTTTCGAAATTCATGAATTTGGATAAGGAGAAAAAGAAAGATGAAGATGCAGTTTCTCAGTTGTTAATTTATCAGAAAAATAACAGCACAAAAGAAATGCTTATCTATAGTAGTAATATCATTGAAGAGGATTATAAATTGTCTTCATCGCTCCTTGACATTGGTTTAGATATAGATAGTATAGGTCTTAAGAATATAATAGGTAGCTCAAGTACAGAGCTTTACACCAATTTTGATGTGTCTGAAAAGGATATTTTACAGAATCCTATTTCAAAAATTGTTAGAAGTGGAAGCATAGATGAAGCACAGAGATTAAGTTGGAGAAGGAGTTTTAAGGAAATTTCGAAAAGAACTCCAGTGCATAAAAGAGTTTCCGAAGAGAAAATTAATGAGTTGTTATCTGATAAGCTTAGAAAGAATGGTGTTGATATAGATTTTGAATTTGCTATTTACGATAACGATTTGGCTACAAAAATTAGCAGTGAGGGTTTTGAGAAAAATATAAAGTCTACTTACAGTGTACCTATATTTTATGATGAAAACAATAAAAGCCTCTATAAGCTTTTGGTTAATTTTCCAGATGATAGAAAGTATATTTTATCATCAATTATGGGGATGATATTATTGTCAATAATTTTTACATCTATTATAATAGTTGCCTATTCAAGTGCCTTATATCAACTTTTAAAGCAGCGAAAGATATCTGAAATAAAAACGGATTTTATCAATAATATGACGCATGAGTTTAAGACGCCAATTGCAACTATAAATTTAGCTTTAGATGCAATTAGAAATCCTAAGGTTATTGATGATAAAGAGAGGGTAGTGCGTTATCTTTCCATGATAAAGGATGAGAATAAACGAATGCATGCTCAGGTTGAAAATGTACTAAGAATATCTAAACTTGAGAAAAACGAGCTTAATATTAGTAAAGATAGAGTAAATTTACATGAGCTGATAGATGATGCCATTACACATGTAAAGCTTTTGGTTGAAGACAGAGAAGGTTATATCAAAACATTTTTTGAAGCAGATAAAGCCTCGATTTTAGCTAACGAAACCCACTTTACCAATGTTATTGTTAATGTTTTGGATAATGCTATAAAGTATTCTCCAGATGCGCCAAAAATAGAGGTATATACAGAAAATGTAGGTACTAATATTTTATTAAAAGTTAAAGACCATGGAAGTGGTATGAGTAAAGCAGCAGCAAAAAGGGTCTTTGAAAAGTTTTATAGAGAACATACAGGAAATATCCATAACGTTAAAGGCCATGGTTTAGGCTTGGCTTATGTTAAGCGTATAGTAGATGACCACCAAGGTTATGTATCTGTAGAAAGTGAAAAAGAAAAAGGAAGCACATTCACTATAAAGCTTCCACTAATATCATAA
- the coaE gene encoding dephospho-CoA kinase (Dephospho-CoA kinase (CoaE) performs the final step in coenzyme A biosynthesis.) codes for MIIVGLTGGIGSGKTTVAKQFEALGVPVYIADLEAKNLMNKSKTIKRELVELFGKKAYIKGELNKQFIADIIFNDKSYLQKMNSIVHPRVAKHFEKWMLRQDTPYVIKEVAILFENNGYKTCDYIITVTAPKELRIERLLMRDDTTKAKIEAIMKNQWTDDEKTKLSHYVVDNVDLSTTLSKVVDIHEDILKRI; via the coding sequence ATGATTATTGTAGGACTTACAGGAGGTATAGGAAGCGGAAAAACAACTGTCGCAAAACAGTTTGAAGCATTGGGTGTACCCGTTTATATAGCAGATCTAGAGGCTAAGAACCTAATGAACAAGTCCAAGACTATTAAAAGAGAGCTTGTTGAGTTATTTGGAAAAAAAGCTTATATTAAAGGGGAACTTAACAAACAATTTATTGCAGATATTATCTTTAACGATAAGTCCTATTTGCAAAAAATGAATAGCATTGTTCACCCAAGAGTCGCTAAGCATTTTGAAAAATGGATGTTAAGACAAGATACACCATATGTAATAAAAGAAGTAGCCATTTTGTTTGAAAACAATGGCTATAAAACATGCGATTACATTATTACAGTTACAGCTCCCAAAGAATTACGAATAGAACGTCTTTTAATGCGTGATGACACAACAAAAGCCAAGATTGAAGCTATCATGAAAAATCAGTGGACAGATGATGAAAAAACAAAGCTTTCTCATTACGTAGTTGATAATGTTGATCTTAGTACTACTCTGAGTAAAGTGGTTGATATTCATGAAGACATCCTTAAAAGAATTTGA
- a CDS encoding CdaR family protein gives MAFDIEKVNIPDENVILNDSMALNITLKTHGFKWLKYYVSKPKIRVDFSKDVDKKKHAFLWNKSKAYLNNTQFDEQVELLNISPNQLAFKYDVNLVKKVPVKLNATISFEPGYDVADKLISEPDSVTVIGPNTLVSQIGYLETEEVIFNDVKTSFEEATNLMLPENTADLKFSANSVTIKAHVEKFTEGTLKIPVNIINTPKGAKIKYFPKEVNVSYYVSLSNFNTITNKDFKVVCDYEKTVGDQSLLVPELVAFPTTAKNVKINQKRIEFIITK, from the coding sequence ATGGCTTTTGATATCGAAAAGGTTAATATACCAGATGAGAATGTGATTTTGAATGATTCTATGGCCTTGAATATCACGCTAAAAACACATGGGTTTAAATGGCTTAAGTATTACGTTTCCAAACCAAAAATTAGGGTAGATTTTAGTAAGGATGTCGATAAAAAGAAGCATGCTTTTTTATGGAATAAATCTAAAGCCTATTTAAACAACACCCAGTTTGACGAGCAGGTAGAATTACTTAATATTTCTCCCAATCAACTAGCCTTCAAGTACGATGTAAATCTGGTTAAAAAAGTACCGGTTAAATTAAACGCTACGATTAGTTTTGAACCTGGGTATGATGTTGCAGATAAGTTGATTTCAGAACCTGATTCTGTAACAGTTATCGGGCCTAACACTTTGGTATCCCAAATAGGGTATTTAGAAACAGAAGAAGTTATTTTTAATGATGTGAAAACGAGTTTTGAAGAAGCTACTAACCTGATGTTACCCGAAAATACTGCCGATTTGAAGTTTTCTGCCAATAGCGTTACCATAAAAGCTCATGTAGAAAAATTTACAGAAGGTACACTTAAAATACCGGTAAACATTATAAATACACCAAAGGGCGCCAAGATAAAGTACTTTCCAAAAGAAGTGAATGTCTCTTATTATGTTAGTTTAAGCAATTTTAATACGATTACAAATAAAGACTTTAAAGTTGTTTGCGATTATGAAAAAACAGTGGGAGATCAATCCCTTTTAGTACCGGAATTAGTAGCGTTTCCCACTACTGCAAAAAACGTTAAGATTAATCAGAAACGTATAGAATTTATAATTACAAAATGA
- a CDS encoding glycosyltransferase has protein sequence MQLQFSFIIPVYNRPDETQELLQSFEHLQGETPFEVVIVEDGSTISSKEVVDAYKDKLDISYFFKENSGPGDSRNFGMQHAKGNYFIILDSDCILPKNYLTEVVKSLKTHYVDCFGGPDAAHSSFTNLQKAINFSMTSFITTGGIRGNKKSVDAFQPRSFNMGLSKEAFIASKGFGRIHPGEDPDLSIRLWNLGYKTKLIPEAFVYHKRRISWSKFYKQVHKFGLVRPILNKWHPSTKKLTYWFPSIFCLGFIISILLIFFNFKWGLAGYVLYFSLALLLALINTKSLSVSLLSIVAIVIQFFGYGYGFLKSTFAVSVLNKEPENYFPGLFFKSK, from the coding sequence ATGCAATTACAGTTTTCTTTTATAATTCCTGTTTATAATCGTCCGGACGAAACACAGGAACTTTTACAGAGTTTTGAGCATTTACAAGGAGAAACACCTTTTGAGGTTGTTATAGTAGAAGATGGCTCAACCATATCATCTAAGGAGGTGGTTGATGCTTATAAGGATAAACTAGACATCTCTTATTTTTTTAAAGAAAATTCAGGACCAGGAGATTCAAGAAATTTTGGAATGCAACATGCAAAAGGAAATTATTTTATCATTTTAGATTCCGATTGCATTTTACCAAAAAACTACCTTACTGAAGTCGTAAAAAGCCTAAAAACGCATTATGTTGATTGCTTTGGAGGGCCCGATGCAGCACACAGTTCGTTTACAAATCTTCAAAAAGCCATTAACTTTTCAATGACCTCGTTTATTACTACCGGTGGCATTAGGGGCAATAAAAAAAGTGTAGATGCATTTCAGCCCAGAAGTTTTAATATGGGTCTCTCAAAAGAAGCTTTTATAGCTTCAAAGGGATTTGGAAGAATTCACCCGGGAGAAGACCCCGATTTGTCCATCAGACTCTGGAACTTAGGATATAAAACCAAATTAATTCCAGAGGCTTTTGTATATCACAAACGCCGAATTTCCTGGAGTAAGTTTTATAAGCAAGTACATAAGTTTGGATTGGTACGTCCGATTCTTAATAAATGGCATCCATCTACAAAAAAGTTAACCTATTGGTTTCCTTCTATTTTTTGTTTAGGATTTATAATTTCGATTTTGCTCATTTTTTTTAATTTTAAATGGGGTTTGGCAGGGTATGTGTTGTATTTTTCCCTAGCATTATTGTTAGCTTTAATAAACACAAAAAGCTTGAGTGTCTCTCTGCTTTCCATAGTAGCTATCGTCATTCAGTTTTTTGGATACGGTTACGGGTTTTTAAAGTCAACATTTGCAGTTTCAGTACTTAATAAAGAACCAGAAAATTATTTTCCTGGATTATTTTTTAAATCGAAATGA
- a CDS encoding enoyl-ACP reductase FabI, with protein sequence MSYNLLKGKKGIIFGALDSNSIAWKTAERVHEEGGTFVLTNAPVAMRMGQINALAEKTGSQIIPADATSEEDLQNLVEKSMEILGGKIDFVLHSIGMSINVRKGNHYTSQNYAWTQKGTDVSAMSFHKVMQTLYKADAMNEWGSIVALTYMAAQRVFPDYNDMADNKAYLESIARSFGYFFGRDKNVRVNTISQSPTPTTAGNGVKGFDGFIAYADKMSPLGNATALDCANYTVSLFSDLTKRVTLQNLFHDGGYSNMGVSDAVMEAFMKEQN encoded by the coding sequence ATGTCATATAATTTATTAAAAGGGAAAAAAGGGATCATTTTTGGAGCATTAGACTCTAATTCGATTGCTTGGAAAACTGCTGAGCGTGTGCATGAGGAAGGGGGAACATTTGTGTTAACAAATGCTCCGGTAGCAATGCGTATGGGGCAAATAAATGCATTAGCAGAAAAAACAGGTTCTCAAATAATTCCTGCAGATGCAACTTCTGAAGAAGACCTACAAAATCTGGTTGAAAAATCAATGGAGATTCTTGGGGGTAAAATAGACTTTGTATTGCATTCTATAGGAATGTCTATTAATGTTAGAAAAGGAAATCATTATACATCACAGAATTATGCATGGACGCAAAAAGGAACCGATGTTTCTGCTATGTCTTTTCATAAAGTTATGCAAACACTATATAAAGCTGATGCCATGAACGAATGGGGGAGTATTGTAGCATTAACTTATATGGCAGCGCAACGTGTTTTTCCAGATTATAACGATATGGCCGATAATAAAGCATATTTAGAAAGTATTGCCCGTAGTTTTGGGTATTTCTTTGGAAGAGATAAAAACGTACGTGTAAATACAATTTCTCAATCGCCTACACCAACTACAGCAGGCAATGGTGTTAAAGGGTTTGATGGCTTTATAGCTTATGCCGATAAAATGTCGCCATTAGGAAACGCCACAGCCTTAGATTGTGCTAATTATACCGTGTCTTTATTTAGCGATTTAACCAAACGTGTAACGCTACAAAACCTGTTTCACGATGGAGGCTATAGTAACATGGGGGTTAGTGATGCTGTTATGGAGGCTTTTATGAAAGAACAAAACTAA
- the recN gene encoding DNA repair protein RecN, with translation MLTSLSIKNYALIDTLHVNFNDGFSIITGETGAGKSILLGGLSLILGKRADLSSLKDTTRKCIIEAAFDISDYKLKSLFKAEDFDYESQTIIRREILPSGKSRAFVNDSPVNLSSLQLLGERLIDIHSQHQTLELTSNEFQFQVIDALANNDKNLQGYKEELKVYKGLQKELKELLTFQAEAIKEHDYNSFLLNELVEANLIDGELETLEEEYETLNNVEGIKEKLDEAHHLLNEEEVGVLSTLTTLKNTFQKLSGLSSKYEDLFNRVNSSLIEMDDVFNEVNTLKDGLEVDPARLETVDAKLKIIHNLLQKHVASNVSELIKIKNDLEEKVSITENLDDTIQKKQLEIEAKTAELDAISKTIHENRTEAIPKLKKQLENILAGLGMPNAQFKIETIYSDTFFTNGKDELSFLFSANKGGNFNELKKAASGGELSRIMLAIKSVLSKYIKLPTIMFDEIDTGVSGEISNKMGDIMLQMSKTMQVFSITHLPQIAAKGHSHFKVYKEDIDNTTQTNLVKLDHDERVVEIAQMLGGIEMSSSAIAHAKELLN, from the coding sequence TTGTTAACATCACTCTCAATAAAAAATTACGCTTTAATAGATACGCTTCATGTTAATTTTAATGATGGCTTTTCTATAATTACAGGAGAAACAGGAGCGGGTAAATCTATATTGCTTGGCGGGTTGTCGTTAATTCTTGGAAAACGAGCAGATTTAAGTAGCTTGAAAGATACCACACGTAAATGTATTATAGAAGCAGCATTTGATATTTCAGACTATAAATTAAAATCACTTTTTAAAGCTGAAGATTTCGATTACGAATCACAGACTATTATTCGTAGAGAGATATTGCCTTCTGGAAAATCAAGAGCATTTGTAAACGATTCTCCTGTTAATTTAAGCAGTTTACAGTTGTTGGGTGAGCGTTTAATAGATATTCACTCACAACATCAAACCTTGGAACTTACCAGCAATGAATTTCAGTTTCAAGTCATCGATGCCCTAGCAAATAACGACAAGAACCTACAAGGGTATAAGGAGGAATTAAAGGTATATAAAGGCCTTCAAAAAGAATTAAAGGAGCTTTTAACGTTTCAGGCAGAAGCCATTAAAGAACACGATTATAATTCGTTTTTGTTAAATGAATTGGTTGAAGCTAACCTCATTGATGGCGAGTTAGAAACTTTAGAAGAAGAATACGAAACCCTTAATAATGTAGAGGGGATAAAAGAAAAATTAGACGAAGCCCATCACTTATTAAATGAAGAAGAAGTTGGGGTCTTGTCTACATTAACGACATTAAAAAACACATTTCAGAAACTATCTGGGCTATCCTCTAAATATGAAGACTTATTTAATAGAGTTAATAGTAGTTTGATAGAAATGGACGATGTGTTTAACGAGGTTAACACGCTGAAAGATGGCTTGGAAGTAGATCCTGCCAGATTGGAAACTGTTGATGCGAAACTAAAAATAATTCATAATTTGCTGCAAAAACATGTAGCAAGTAATGTTTCAGAATTAATTAAGATAAAAAACGACTTAGAAGAAAAGGTATCGATAACGGAAAACTTAGATGATACTATCCAGAAAAAACAGTTGGAAATTGAGGCTAAAACGGCCGAGCTGGATGCTATATCTAAAACAATCCATGAAAATCGAACAGAAGCCATTCCAAAGTTAAAAAAGCAATTAGAAAATATTTTAGCTGGTTTGGGTATGCCAAATGCTCAATTTAAAATAGAGACTATTTATAGCGATACTTTTTTTACTAACGGAAAAGATGAATTATCGTTTCTGTTTTCTGCGAATAAAGGCGGGAACTTTAATGAGCTGAAAAAAGCCGCTTCTGGTGGAGAGCTATCCAGAATTATGTTAGCCATAAAGTCGGTTTTATCAAAATACATAAAGTTGCCTACTATTATGTTTGATGAAATTGATACTGGGGTTTCTGGAGAAATATCAAATAAAATGGGGGACATCATGTTGCAAATGAGCAAAACAATGCAGGTTTTCTCAATTACACATTTACCACAAATAGCAGCAAAAGGACACTCGCATTTTAAAGTTTATAAAGAAGATATAGATAATACTACACAAACTAATCTTGTAAAATTAGATCATGATGAGCGCGTTGTCGAGATTGCTCAAATGTTGGGGGGTATAGAAATGTCTTCATCTGCAATAGCACATGCTAAAGAATTGTTGAATTAA
- the porD gene encoding type IX secretion system protein PorD yields MRNILVVLILCLGIKGFSQELNCDVVVNAQQTGNENFPIFKTLEKQLNEFVNNTKWTKKTFKSQERIDCSMIINVSDYSGEAFQATLQVQSSRPIFGSSFSTPIYNFNDKDFNFRYLEFQNLIFNPNQFESNLVSMLAFHIYMVLALDADSFSRKGGEVYYKQAQTIANYSQQGSFKGWKLEDGLQSRFALIDNVLSATFKEYRDVLYAYHREGLDMMSENTKTGKQNVANSLQQFKAMNSRRPNSFLLRTFFDAKADEIEQIFSEGPNVNIASVKETLQKVAPMHNSKWQKIKF; encoded by the coding sequence ATGCGTAACATTCTAGTTGTTTTAATACTTTGTTTGGGAATTAAAGGGTTTTCTCAAGAGCTAAATTGCGATGTTGTTGTAAACGCACAGCAAACGGGTAACGAAAATTTCCCGATTTTTAAAACTTTGGAAAAGCAGCTAAATGAGTTTGTTAATAATACCAAATGGACAAAAAAGACATTTAAGTCGCAAGAACGTATAGATTGCAGCATGATTATAAATGTTAGCGATTATAGCGGCGAGGCATTTCAAGCAACCCTTCAAGTGCAATCATCACGACCTATTTTTGGCTCATCCTTTAGTACGCCAATCTATAATTTTAACGATAAGGATTTTAATTTTAGATATTTAGAATTCCAGAATTTAATTTTCAATCCTAACCAGTTCGAATCTAATTTAGTATCTATGTTAGCATTCCATATTTATATGGTTTTAGCTTTAGATGCAGATTCATTCTCCAGAAAAGGCGGTGAGGTATATTATAAACAGGCACAGACCATTGCAAATTATTCGCAACAAGGTAGTTTTAAAGGCTGGAAATTAGAGGACGGCTTACAAAGCAGATTTGCGCTTATAGATAATGTGCTGTCTGCAACTTTTAAAGAATATAGAGATGTTTTATATGCTTACCATAGGGAAGGTTTGGATATGATGAGTGAGAATACAAAAACAGGAAAGCAGAATGTTGCAAATTCTTTGCAGCAATTTAAAGCTATGAACAGCCGTAGACCTAACTCTTTTTTACTACGTACTTTTTTTGATGCCAAAGCAGACGAGATTGAACAAATCTTTAGCGAAGGGCCTAATGTAAATATAGCGAGTGTAAAAGAAACACTTCAAAAAGTAGCGCCAATGCATAATAGCAAATGGCAAAAGATTAAGTTTTAA